One segment of Alistipes finegoldii DSM 17242 DNA contains the following:
- a CDS encoding glycerol-3-phosphate dehydrogenase/oxidase, producing the protein MERLAQIKKLSEKDKVWDIVVVGGGATGLGVAVDAATRGMSVALLEKTDFAKCTSSRSTKLVHGGVRYLQKGDVMLVLEALRERGRMKANAPHLVKDQAFVISNYRYWDNFLYFCGLTFYDMLSFGFGYGRSKYISAKKVMKYIPTSVEKGLKGGVVYHDGQFDDSRMAVNLAQTCVENGGTVVNQATVTGIVHDAAGRAAGVKFVDNLTGEEHTLKARSVVNAAGCFVDDIMHMDSPTHRRMVTPSQGVHIVLDMKFLQSDYAIMVPKTSDGRVLFAVPWHDKVVVGTTDIVRPKAEEDPRPLKEEIDFILGTAGLYMNPAPTYKDILSVFAGQRPLAAPKKEGKNTKEISRSHKIIVSDNGLVTITGGKWTSYRLMAEDTVDKAIEVAKLPARKCVTKKLHIHGYRKNPDLTDHMYVYGSDEPKILELIKQQPELGEKLSPKYGYTYAEVLWAVREEMAMTVEDVLSRRVRLLFVDAREAMAAAPKVAQLMAKELGRDQAWIDGQVKDFTELAKTYIFAGEAEA; encoded by the coding sequence ATGGAAAGACTTGCACAAATCAAAAAACTATCCGAAAAAGACAAAGTTTGGGATATCGTCGTGGTCGGCGGAGGCGCAACGGGTCTCGGCGTCGCCGTCGATGCCGCGACGCGCGGCATGAGCGTGGCGCTGCTCGAAAAAACCGACTTTGCGAAATGCACTTCGAGCCGCAGTACCAAGCTCGTACACGGCGGCGTCCGCTACCTGCAGAAGGGCGACGTCATGCTGGTGCTCGAAGCGCTGCGCGAACGCGGCCGCATGAAGGCGAACGCCCCCCATCTGGTGAAAGACCAAGCCTTCGTGATCTCGAACTACAGGTATTGGGATAATTTTCTTTATTTCTGCGGTCTGACCTTCTACGACATGCTTTCGTTCGGTTTCGGCTACGGACGTTCGAAATACATTTCGGCGAAAAAGGTAATGAAATACATTCCGACTTCGGTCGAGAAGGGTCTGAAAGGCGGCGTGGTGTACCACGACGGACAGTTCGACGACTCGCGTATGGCCGTGAACCTCGCGCAGACCTGCGTCGAAAACGGCGGCACGGTCGTCAATCAGGCTACCGTCACGGGCATCGTGCATGACGCGGCGGGCCGCGCCGCAGGCGTGAAGTTCGTGGACAACCTCACCGGCGAGGAGCACACGCTCAAAGCGCGCAGCGTCGTAAACGCCGCCGGCTGCTTCGTGGACGACATCATGCACATGGACAGCCCGACGCACCGCAGAATGGTGACGCCGAGTCAGGGCGTGCATATCGTGCTCGACATGAAGTTCCTGCAGAGCGACTACGCAATCATGGTTCCCAAGACCTCGGACGGCCGCGTGCTGTTCGCCGTGCCTTGGCACGACAAAGTCGTCGTCGGCACCACGGACATCGTACGCCCCAAGGCAGAGGAAGACCCGCGCCCGCTCAAGGAGGAGATCGACTTCATCCTCGGCACGGCGGGACTCTACATGAACCCGGCTCCGACCTACAAGGATATTCTTTCGGTCTTCGCGGGCCAGCGTCCGCTGGCGGCGCCCAAGAAGGAGGGCAAGAACACGAAGGAGATTTCGCGCAGCCACAAGATCATCGTATCGGACAACGGTCTGGTTACGATCACGGGCGGCAAGTGGACCTCGTACCGTCTGATGGCCGAGGACACGGTGGACAAGGCGATCGAAGTCGCGAAACTTCCGGCCCGCAAGTGCGTCACCAAGAAACTGCACATCCACGGTTACCGCAAGAATCCCGATCTGACGGATCACATGTACGTATACGGCAGCGACGAGCCGAAGATTCTGGAGCTTATCAAGCAGCAGCCCGAATTGGGCGAAAAACTCTCACCGAAGTACGGCTACACCTATGCCGAAGTACTCTGGGCCGTACGCGAAGAGATGGCCATGACGGTCGAAGACGTGCTTTCGCGCCGCGTACGCCTGCTCTTCGTCGACGCCCGCGAAGCTATGGCCGCGGCTCCGAAGGTGGCGCAACTCATGGCCAAGGAACTCGGACGCGATCAGGCATGGATCGACGGGCAGGTAAAAGATTTCACGGAATTGGCGAAAACTTATATCTTTGCAGGCGAAGCCGAGGCTTAG
- a CDS encoding DeoR/GlpR family DNA-binding transcription regulator has protein sequence MNKSGEETILSLPERHNRILALLQQNGSISVAQLAELFKVSEVTIRKDLSYLEQQKKLYRTHGSAILISPYISDRHVNEKEKKNVAEKRAIGAKAASLIAQDDSIIIASGTTMAFLAREIKPVGHLTVITAAVPVTSILSQDANIDVIQLGGITRSSSVSVVGPFAEQMLRHFNCSKLFVGVDGIDLEFGLTTTNMLEATLNGAMMNAAQKVIVLADSSKFGRRGFSKICDLEAVDRIITDSGIQPLYLERLRERGIEVIVVDA, from the coding sequence ATGAACAAATCCGGCGAAGAGACTATTTTGAGCCTTCCGGAACGTCATAACCGGATTCTTGCGCTGCTTCAGCAGAACGGCTCCATCTCCGTGGCCCAGCTGGCCGAACTGTTCAAGGTCTCGGAGGTCACCATCCGCAAAGACCTCTCCTATCTCGAACAACAGAAAAAATTGTACCGAACTCACGGCAGTGCGATTCTGATCAGTCCCTATATCAGCGACCGCCATGTCAATGAGAAGGAAAAAAAGAACGTCGCGGAGAAGCGGGCCATCGGCGCCAAGGCCGCCAGCCTGATCGCGCAGGACGATTCGATCATCATCGCGTCGGGAACCACCATGGCGTTTCTGGCGCGCGAAATAAAGCCCGTAGGTCACCTGACCGTCATTACGGCGGCGGTGCCCGTCACTTCGATCCTTTCGCAGGACGCCAACATCGACGTGATTCAGCTCGGCGGCATCACCCGCAGCAGTTCGGTGTCGGTCGTAGGGCCTTTCGCCGAACAGATGCTCCGCCACTTCAATTGCAGCAAGCTGTTCGTGGGCGTGGACGGCATCGATCTGGAATTCGGTCTTACGACGACCAACATGCTCGAAGCGACGCTCAACGGGGCGATGATGAACGCCGCCCAGAAAGTGATCGTGCTGGCCGACAGTTCGAAGTTCGGCCGTCGCGGCTTCAGCAAGATCTGCGATCTGGAGGCTGTAGACCGCATCATCACCGACAGCGGCATTCAGCCCCTTTACCTCGAACGGCTCCGCGAGCGCGGAATCGAGGTGATCGTGGTCGATGCCTGA
- a CDS encoding response regulator transcription factor, protein MNIVSTLNEKLLRQNFDDEHSEALLWEECRQTALAYVRTENALAVLSDLQSNTSRIYNGRTAVRLGLAEHTTEETIASIWEEKIFDRIHPDDLLEKHTQELRFFGFLQEIPIAERVNYYVSGQIRMRDATDIYVPIRHRMFYIGSTPNGSLRMALCLYDSVCTVQPDYTFVNSATGEIISPETRRSDNLLSDREKEVLQLISAGKMSKEIAILLSISIHTVNRHRQNILSKLKADTSIEACRIAEYMHLIS, encoded by the coding sequence ATGAATATCGTAAGCACACTGAACGAAAAACTGCTACGTCAGAATTTCGACGACGAACACTCCGAAGCCCTCCTATGGGAGGAGTGCAGGCAGACGGCACTTGCATACGTGCGGACGGAAAACGCATTGGCCGTGTTGAGTGACCTGCAATCGAATACGAGCCGTATTTACAACGGCAGAACCGCGGTCCGGCTGGGGCTAGCCGAACACACTACCGAAGAAACGATTGCTTCGATCTGGGAAGAAAAAATCTTCGACCGAATACATCCCGACGACCTGCTGGAAAAACACACGCAGGAACTCCGCTTTTTCGGATTCCTGCAAGAAATCCCGATTGCGGAGCGAGTCAACTACTATGTCTCCGGGCAAATTCGCATGCGTGATGCAACAGACATCTACGTCCCGATCCGCCACCGCATGTTCTACATCGGCAGCACCCCGAACGGCAGCCTGCGCATGGCGCTCTGTCTCTACGACTCGGTCTGCACGGTTCAGCCGGATTACACGTTCGTCAATTCTGCCACGGGCGAAATAATATCACCCGAAACACGCCGGTCCGACAACCTGCTGTCGGACCGGGAGAAGGAGGTCCTGCAATTAATCAGTGCCGGCAAAATGAGCAAAGAGATAGCCATACTGCTCTCCATCAGCATCCATACCGTCAACCGCCACCGCCAGAATATCCTGAGCAAGCTGAAGGCCGACACTTCGATCGAAGCATGCCGAATCGCCGAATATATGCACCTTATCTCCTGA
- a CDS encoding DUF1349 domain-containing protein produces MRKILLACLALAVAEVTCAQSLEKIQWFNEPERWTAEDGILTMQVPPHCDYWRVSHYGFTVDDAPFCYATYGGEFEAKVKVTGDYKTRFDQAGLMLRIDAENYIKAGVEFVDGKFNLSTVVTHGTSDWSIIPQDGAVPFVWIKAVRRLDAVEIFYSFDDKEYVMMRNAWLQDNTPVMVGLMAASPDGEGFEAKFENFSVKHLPDMRRMEWLKRNAE; encoded by the coding sequence ATGAGGAAAATACTTTTGGCTTGCTTGGCTTTGGCGGTTGCAGAAGTCACATGCGCCCAGAGTCTTGAAAAGATTCAATGGTTCAACGAGCCGGAACGGTGGACGGCCGAGGACGGAATTCTTACGATGCAGGTTCCGCCGCATTGCGACTACTGGCGGGTTTCACATTACGGTTTCACGGTTGACGACGCTCCGTTCTGTTATGCGACCTATGGCGGGGAGTTCGAAGCGAAAGTGAAAGTGACGGGTGATTACAAAACCCGTTTCGATCAAGCGGGACTGATGCTGCGCATCGATGCCGAGAATTATATTAAGGCGGGCGTCGAATTCGTTGACGGAAAATTCAACCTCAGTACTGTCGTGACTCATGGAACCAGCGATTGGAGCATCATTCCGCAGGATGGAGCGGTTCCGTTTGTGTGGATCAAGGCCGTACGGCGGCTCGATGCCGTGGAGATATTCTATTCGTTCGACGATAAGGAGTATGTGATGATGCGAAATGCATGGCTGCAGGACAACACCCCGGTTATGGTGGGGCTTATGGCTGCCAGTCCCGATGGAGAGGGATTCGAAGCGAAGTTCGAAAACTTTTCTGTAAAACATCTGCCCGATATGCGGCGAATGGAATGGTTGAAGCGGAATGCCGAATAA
- a CDS encoding glycerophosphodiester phosphodiesterase family protein — MTKKLILAAAMLLTGSAAVAAQPKVISHRGYWTAPNSAQNSLASFTKADSVGVFGSEIDVWLTADDKLIVNHDRVYKGTDINMEKSTLKEITSIVLPNGENIPTLDAYLRLVATKPNTRLILEMKSLSDLKREDLAAEKIIKALRKYNLLDRTDIIAFSINACLAFKKLMPDGRIFYLNGDLAPRSIKKLGLTGIDYSMSVLRKNPKWVEQAHKEGLEVNVWTVDTEEDMRYFIDLGVDYITTDYPERLQALLK; from the coding sequence ATGACGAAAAAACTCATCCTTGCAGCCGCCATGCTCCTCACCGGAAGCGCCGCGGTCGCCGCACAACCCAAAGTAATTTCGCACCGCGGCTATTGGACCGCCCCCAATTCGGCCCAGAACTCACTGGCTTCGTTCACGAAGGCCGATTCGGTCGGCGTTTTCGGCTCGGAAATCGACGTATGGCTCACGGCCGACGACAAGCTGATCGTCAACCACGACCGCGTCTACAAGGGCACCGACATCAATATGGAGAAATCGACGCTCAAGGAGATCACCTCGATCGTGCTCCCCAACGGCGAGAACATTCCGACGCTCGACGCCTACCTGCGTTTGGTAGCCACCAAGCCCAATACGCGCCTGATCCTCGAAATGAAGTCGCTTTCGGACCTCAAGCGCGAGGATCTCGCAGCTGAAAAGATCATCAAAGCCCTGCGCAAATACAACCTGCTCGACCGCACGGACATCATCGCCTTCTCGATCAATGCCTGTCTTGCGTTCAAGAAGCTGATGCCCGACGGCCGCATCTTCTACCTCAACGGCGATCTGGCTCCCCGCAGCATCAAAAAACTCGGCCTGACCGGTATCGACTACTCGATGAGCGTGCTCCGCAAAAATCCCAAGTGGGTGGAGCAGGCCCATAAAGAGGGCCTCGAAGTCAACGTCTGGACCGTGGACACGGAGGAGGACATGCGCTACTTCATCGACCTCGGCGTGGACTACATCACCACCGATTACCCCGAACGCCTGCAGGCGCTGCTGAAATAA
- the galK gene encoding galactokinase, with translation MKEKVSKKFGELYGSGAILFASPGRINLIGEHTDYNGGFVFPGAVDKGIVAAIKLNGTDKVRAYALDLGESAEFGLDEADKPAQSWACYIFGVCREIQKRGGKIGGFDTVFAGDVPLGAGMSSSAALESTYAFALNDLYSCGIDKFELAKIGQSTEHNYCGVNCGIMDQFASVFGKKGNLIRLDCRSLEYAYFPFDPKGYKLVLLDSRVKHELVGSPYNDRRASCERVAKMLGQEFLRGATMEQLDAIKDKISEEDYKRARYVIGEEKRVLDVCEALEKGDYETVGKRMYETHWGMSKDYEVSCEELDFLAEVAEACGVTGSRIMGGGFGGCTINLVKDGLYDNFIATAKEKFNAKYGHEPKVYEVVISDGSRRLE, from the coding sequence ATGAAAGAAAAAGTCAGTAAGAAGTTCGGAGAGCTTTACGGCTCCGGGGCTATCCTCTTCGCTTCGCCGGGTCGTATCAACCTGATCGGCGAGCACACGGATTACAACGGGGGCTTCGTTTTCCCCGGCGCCGTCGATAAGGGTATCGTCGCGGCCATCAAGCTCAACGGCACGGACAAGGTGCGCGCCTATGCGCTGGACCTCGGCGAAAGTGCGGAGTTCGGACTGGACGAGGCGGACAAACCCGCCCAGAGCTGGGCCTGTTACATCTTCGGCGTCTGCCGCGAGATTCAGAAGCGCGGCGGCAAGATCGGCGGCTTCGACACGGTATTCGCGGGCGACGTTCCGCTGGGCGCCGGCATGTCTTCGTCGGCGGCGCTCGAATCGACTTACGCTTTTGCGCTGAACGATCTCTACAGCTGCGGAATCGATAAATTCGAGCTGGCGAAGATCGGCCAGTCCACCGAACACAATTACTGCGGCGTGAACTGCGGCATCATGGACCAGTTCGCTTCGGTGTTCGGCAAGAAGGGCAACCTGATCCGTCTGGACTGCCGCTCGCTGGAATATGCCTATTTCCCGTTCGATCCGAAAGGCTACAAACTCGTCCTGCTCGACTCGCGCGTGAAGCACGAGCTGGTGGGGTCGCCCTACAACGACCGCCGCGCGTCGTGCGAGCGCGTTGCCAAGATGCTCGGACAGGAGTTCCTGCGCGGAGCTACGATGGAGCAGCTCGACGCCATTAAGGATAAGATTTCCGAGGAGGATTACAAGCGCGCCCGCTATGTGATCGGCGAGGAGAAGCGCGTGCTCGACGTTTGCGAAGCGCTCGAAAAGGGCGATTACGAAACTGTCGGCAAACGCATGTACGAAACCCACTGGGGCATGTCGAAGGACTACGAGGTATCGTGCGAGGAGCTGGACTTCTTGGCGGAGGTCGCCGAGGCGTGCGGCGTCACGGGTTCGCGTATCATGGGCGGCGGCTTCGGCGGCTGCACGATCAATCTCGTGAAAGACGGGCTTTACGACAACTTCATCGCTACGGCCAAAGAGAAGTTCAACGCCAAGTACGGCCATGAACCCAAAGTCTATGAGGTGGTGATCTCCGACGGCTCGCGTCGGTTGGAGTAA
- a CDS encoding CehA/McbA family metallohydrolase has product MPTTAGRTTDWTLKITLTEGPRAKKLPAPSYAAPQLNDKPGWYRIAPHVHTVHSDGRLTPAEVIALGKASGLDGIVSTDHNTTSALLHWGEVQDPEFLVINGMEVTYGQGHWNIFGLDPHAWIDFRIHHNDTLRYRKAVAKARKAGRLLVANHPYNLDFLYDVTPMDGIEVWNSAWSPANERAVELWHTLLVGGNRKFAVASTDFHRGGNIASPHTVVRAEALSAEAVIDAIAAGRSYMARDTSVEIGMQVRNSATPVQHADIGDTLLRSGKMQAEFRSNTAGRLRLTDQQGWFSDTSIAPGTVVVSIPERSLWIRAELRAEDGSMIALTNPIYIQHPLTTQSLLPE; this is encoded by the coding sequence ATGCCCACGACGGCAGGGCGCACCACCGACTGGACGCTGAAAATCACCCTTACGGAAGGTCCGCGGGCAAAAAAACTCCCCGCGCCGTCGTACGCGGCTCCGCAATTGAACGACAAACCCGGCTGGTACCGCATCGCACCCCATGTACATACGGTCCACTCGGACGGACGGCTGACGCCGGCCGAAGTCATCGCGCTCGGCAAGGCTTCGGGACTCGACGGCATCGTTTCGACCGACCACAACACCACCTCGGCCCTCCTGCACTGGGGCGAAGTTCAGGACCCGGAATTCCTCGTGATCAACGGCATGGAAGTCACCTACGGTCAGGGACACTGGAACATCTTCGGTCTCGACCCGCACGCATGGATCGACTTCCGGATTCACCACAACGACACGCTCCGCTACCGCAAGGCCGTGGCCAAAGCCCGAAAGGCCGGACGGCTGCTGGTCGCCAACCACCCCTACAACCTCGACTTCCTGTACGACGTAACCCCGATGGACGGCATCGAGGTCTGGAACAGCGCATGGAGTCCCGCCAACGAACGGGCCGTAGAATTATGGCATACCCTGCTCGTGGGCGGCAACCGCAAATTCGCCGTCGCTTCGACCGACTTCCATCGCGGCGGCAACATCGCCTCGCCCCACACGGTCGTCCGCGCCGAAGCGCTTTCCGCCGAGGCGGTCATCGACGCGATCGCCGCAGGCCGCAGCTACATGGCGCGGGACACCTCGGTCGAGATCGGCATGCAGGTCCGCAATTCGGCGACGCCCGTACAGCATGCCGACATCGGCGACACCCTGCTCCGCAGCGGCAAGATGCAGGCCGAGTTCCGGAGCAACACCGCCGGCCGGCTGCGGCTTACGGACCAGCAGGGATGGTTCTCCGACACTTCGATCGCGCCGGGCACCGTCGTCGTCTCCATTCCAGAGCGTTCGCTCTGGATCCGGGCCGAACTCCGCGCCGAGGACGGCAGCATGATCGCCCTGACCAACCCCATTTATATCCAGCATCCGCTGACCACGCAGTCCCTGCTGCCCGAATAA
- a CDS encoding GNAT family N-acetyltransferase — translation MNLEGRTTRLRALEPGDIDLMYAWENDTAVWSVSGTLTPFSRHTLERFIQEQQFDIFQTRQQRLFIETLGGIPVGALDFFELDPINRRAGIGILIHDDALRGKGYASDAVETACRYAREVLNLHQLWCNVGADNEASLRLFRSAGFAEVGVKRDWLWRPGGYGDEILLQKILG, via the coding sequence ATGAACCTCGAAGGCCGGACAACGCGGCTGCGAGCCTTGGAACCGGGCGACATCGACCTGATGTACGCTTGGGAGAACGACACGGCGGTATGGAGCGTCAGCGGCACGCTGACCCCCTTTTCGCGCCACACGCTCGAACGGTTCATTCAGGAACAACAGTTCGACATCTTTCAGACCCGCCAGCAGCGGCTCTTCATCGAGACCCTCGGCGGCATCCCCGTCGGGGCGCTCGACTTTTTCGAGCTGGACCCGATCAACCGCCGGGCAGGCATCGGAATCCTGATCCACGACGACGCGCTGCGCGGCAAAGGCTATGCGTCGGATGCCGTGGAGACGGCATGCCGTTACGCCCGCGAGGTGCTGAACCTGCACCAGCTGTGGTGCAACGTCGGGGCCGACAACGAAGCGAGCCTGCGACTGTTCCGCAGCGCAGGATTCGCCGAAGTCGGCGTCAAACGCGACTGGCTATGGCGGCCGGGCGGCTACGGCGATGAAATTCTGCTGCAGAAAATCCTCGGATAA
- a CDS encoding ROK family transcriptional regulator has product MTSLTEFFNKHEDDTLKGISHKNSIIKRNIIAHMAVNGECTLSELTKELHISVPTITKLVQELVDENIVTDLGKVETPGGRRPNIFGLANSAIYFAGVNVGRDNMTFLITDLQNNIIKEEYDYTFELLDRPQCIERICTNIENFIATCGIDRGKILGLGVCMTGRVNPDTGRSYKYFTTSEQSLRDLLEERVGIRVLLENDTRARCYAEYTCGKSKDESNVLYLHMGRGVAIGIVVDGQLYYGKSGFAGEFGHIPFFDNEIICSCGKKGCLETEVSGIAIEDKMSHLIERGVNTILKEKYDKQKSIHIDDIIAAAKNDDNLSIELIEEAGEKVGKAVAFLINTFNPETVIVGGNMAAAGDYIMLPLKSATNKYSLNLVYKDTKFRVSKMTENANAWGVAMLIRNKIIGI; this is encoded by the coding sequence ATGACATCACTCACCGAATTTTTCAACAAACACGAAGACGATACCCTGAAGGGTATTTCACACAAGAACAGTATCATCAAGCGCAACATCATCGCCCACATGGCGGTGAACGGCGAATGCACGCTTTCGGAGCTGACCAAAGAGCTGCATATCAGCGTGCCGACAATCACCAAACTCGTGCAGGAGCTGGTCGATGAGAACATCGTCACGGATCTGGGTAAGGTAGAGACCCCCGGCGGACGCCGTCCCAACATCTTCGGTCTCGCCAACTCGGCTATCTATTTCGCGGGCGTGAACGTCGGACGCGACAACATGACGTTCCTGATCACCGACCTGCAGAACAACATCATCAAGGAGGAGTACGACTACACGTTCGAACTGCTCGACCGTCCGCAGTGCATCGAACGCATCTGCACCAACATCGAAAACTTCATCGCCACCTGCGGCATCGACCGCGGCAAGATTCTGGGACTCGGCGTCTGCATGACGGGCCGCGTGAATCCCGACACGGGCCGCAGCTACAAATACTTCACCACCAGCGAACAGTCGCTGCGCGACCTGCTCGAAGAGCGCGTGGGCATCCGCGTCCTGCTCGAAAACGACACCCGCGCCCGCTGCTACGCGGAGTATACCTGCGGCAAGTCGAAGGACGAGAGCAACGTGCTCTACCTCCACATGGGCCGCGGCGTGGCCATCGGCATCGTCGTGGACGGACAGCTGTACTACGGCAAAAGCGGCTTCGCAGGCGAGTTCGGCCATATTCCGTTCTTCGACAACGAAATCATCTGCTCGTGCGGCAAAAAAGGCTGTCTCGAAACCGAGGTTTCGGGCATCGCCATCGAGGACAAGATGAGCCACCTGATCGAAAGAGGCGTGAACACGATCCTCAAGGAGAAGTACGACAAGCAGAAGAGCATCCATATCGATGACATCATCGCCGCGGCGAAGAACGACGACAACCTTTCGATCGAACTGATCGAAGAGGCGGGCGAAAAGGTCGGCAAGGCCGTCGCCTTCCTCATCAACACGTTCAATCCCGAAACGGTCATCGTCGGCGGCAACATGGCCGCGGCCGGCGACTATATCATGCTGCCCCTCAAATCGGCGACCAACAAATACTCGCTCAACCTCGTCTACAAGGATACCAAATTCCGCGTATCGAAGATGACCGAGAATGCCAACGCTTGGGGCGTGGCGATGCTTATCCGCAACAAGATCATCGGCATCTGA
- the fabD gene encoding ACP S-malonyltransferase → MKHAYVFPGQGAQAVGMGKDLYDNVPEAKELFEKANEILGFRITDIMFAGTDEELKQTKVTQPAVFLHSVIMAKALGVKPDAAAGHSLGEFSALVVAGALSFEDGLKLVSKRALAMQAACEAQPGTMAAILGLDDKTVEDICASIDGVVVAANYNCPGQLVISGAVEAVEAACEKAKAAGARRALRLPVGGAFHSPLMEPAKQELEKAINESPFQAPVCPVYQNVDAKPYTDPAQIKANLIAQLTAPVRWTYIVKNMLADGVTEFTELGPGTVLQGLIKKVNPEATVESKSTL, encoded by the coding sequence ATGAAACACGCATACGTATTTCCGGGTCAGGGTGCCCAAGCAGTCGGTATGGGCAAAGACCTTTACGACAACGTACCCGAAGCGAAGGAGCTGTTCGAGAAAGCCAACGAGATTCTCGGTTTCCGCATCACGGACATCATGTTCGCAGGTACGGACGAGGAGCTGAAGCAGACGAAGGTAACGCAGCCTGCCGTATTCCTCCACTCGGTAATCATGGCCAAGGCGCTCGGCGTAAAACCCGATGCGGCCGCAGGACACTCGCTGGGCGAATTCTCGGCGCTGGTCGTCGCCGGAGCGCTCTCGTTCGAAGACGGCCTGAAACTCGTATCGAAACGTGCTCTGGCCATGCAGGCCGCCTGCGAGGCACAGCCCGGCACGATGGCCGCCATCCTCGGTCTGGACGACAAGACCGTCGAGGATATCTGCGCGTCGATCGACGGCGTGGTCGTGGCCGCCAACTACAACTGCCCCGGACAGCTCGTCATCTCAGGCGCCGTAGAGGCTGTTGAAGCCGCCTGCGAGAAAGCCAAAGCCGCAGGCGCCCGCCGCGCACTGCGTCTGCCCGTGGGCGGAGCGTTCCACTCGCCGCTGATGGAGCCCGCCAAGCAGGAGCTGGAGAAGGCGATCAACGAATCGCCGTTCCAAGCACCCGTCTGCCCCGTATACCAGAACGTGGACGCAAAACCCTATACCGATCCCGCCCAGATCAAAGCGAACCTGATCGCACAGCTGACGGCTCCGGTACGCTGGACCTACATCGTGAAGAACATGCTCGCCGACGGCGTGACGGAGTTCACCGAACTCGGCCCCGGCACTGTACTTCAGGGTCTTATCAAGAAAGTAAACCCCGAAGCAACGGTCGAATCGAAATCGACACTATAA
- a CDS encoding DUF4465 domain-containing protein, with translation MKKLLLIAFAALAFAACSDDDKTPTPPHVETITFSDAELGADGYLWGKKLATDEDGSLVFEGVIYKEGKASFLSYFSDFGGVWDTWCKFAISGCHDKVTEGTDNQFSVYTTVDDGQNKFAVAYDMKGMGPGYTFNPAVEFSTPVSPVSVRVANNTWTYLHLKGDYSDYSVSIIGFDGETQTGKVDVPLAANNKIVADWNTVGLDKLGVVTKIIFSVECSDKMAPTYFCIDDLVYSE, from the coding sequence ATGAAAAAACTTTTACTGATCGCTTTTGCGGCGCTTGCGTTCGCGGCCTGCTCGGACGATGACAAGACGCCGACCCCCCCCCATGTTGAAACAATAACTTTTAGTGATGCCGAACTTGGTGCTGACGGATACTTGTGGGGTAAGAAGCTGGCTACTGATGAGGATGGCTCGTTGGTGTTCGAAGGGGTTATTTATAAAGAAGGCAAGGCTTCCTTCCTGTCTTATTTTTCAGATTTCGGCGGCGTATGGGATACTTGGTGCAAGTTTGCCATATCCGGCTGCCATGATAAGGTGACCGAGGGGACAGATAATCAATTTAGTGTTTATACGACAGTCGATGACGGTCAGAATAAATTTGCGGTTGCATACGATATGAAGGGAATGGGCCCCGGATATACATTTAATCCTGCAGTTGAGTTTTCGACGCCTGTTTCTCCTGTTTCGGTTCGTGTTGCCAATAATACGTGGACCTATCTCCACCTTAAGGGTGATTATAGTGATTACAGCGTGTCGATTATTGGCTTCGACGGTGAAACCCAGACCGGAAAAGTTGATGTCCCCCTTGCTGCGAATAACAAAATCGTTGCAGATTGGAATACCGTGGGACTGGATAAATTGGGAGTGGTGACAAAAATAATTTTTTCTGTCGAGTGTAGTGACAAGATGGCTCCGACGTATTTCTGTATCGATGATCTTGTTTATTCGGAATAA